One region of Priestia megaterium genomic DNA includes:
- the recO gene encoding DNA repair protein RecO, producing MFKKCEGIVIRTNDYGESNKIVTIYSRELGKVGLMARGAKKPSSRLASVTQLFTYGYFFIQAGSGMGTLHQGEVISSMRSIREDIFTTAYASYILELTDKATENNKPNPFLFELLHQTIHYMNEEYDAEILTFIYEMKMLNVLGLHPTLNECAVCHQGEGTFHFSIREGGFICHRCLEKDPYHLKISPMTVKLLRLFYYIDLKRLGSISVKPETKKQLKFVIDQYYEEYSGLFLKTKRFLNQMESLKQSLSDEK from the coding sequence TTGTTTAAAAAGTGTGAAGGAATTGTCATTCGAACGAATGATTACGGTGAATCAAATAAAATTGTCACCATTTATTCACGTGAACTCGGAAAAGTGGGTCTCATGGCAAGAGGGGCAAAAAAGCCCAGTAGTCGCTTAGCTTCCGTCACACAATTATTTACGTATGGATACTTTTTTATACAAGCAGGTTCAGGAATGGGTACTCTCCATCAAGGAGAAGTTATCTCATCTATGAGAAGCATACGCGAAGATATCTTCACAACAGCGTATGCTTCTTATATTCTTGAATTAACAGATAAAGCTACTGAGAACAATAAACCAAATCCATTTCTATTTGAACTGCTGCATCAAACCATTCATTATATGAACGAAGAGTATGATGCAGAGATCTTAACATTTATTTATGAAATGAAAATGTTAAACGTTCTAGGTCTTCATCCTACATTAAATGAATGTGCAGTCTGCCATCAAGGTGAAGGAACCTTTCATTTTTCCATTCGAGAAGGCGGGTTTATTTGTCATCGATGCTTAGAAAAAGATCCTTATCATTTGAAAATTAGTCCGATGACGGTTAAACTATTAAGGCTATTTTATTACATTGATTTAAAGCGGTTAGGTTCTATTTCTGTTAAACCCGAAACAAAAAAACAATTAAAGTTTGTAATTGATCAATATTATGAAGAATATTCAGGATTGTTTTTAAAAACAAAGCGGTTTTTGAATCAGATGGAGTCTTTAAAACAATCGCTCTCTGATGAGAAATAG
- a CDS encoding helix-turn-helix transcriptional regulator, protein MSTIELNKRQEQILQIVKDEGPITGEHIADQLSLTRATLRPDLAILTMAGYLEARPRVGYFYTGKTGAQLLTDKIKKIQVQEYQSIPVVVNENVSVYDAICTMFLEDVGTLFVVDEKSQLVGVLSRKDLLRASIGKQELTSIPVHIIMTRMPNITYCYREDLLIDIAKILIEKQIDAMPVIKEGDGNFEVVGRITKTNITKLLVALANDEVL, encoded by the coding sequence GTGAGTACAATCGAACTGAACAAACGACAAGAACAAATTTTACAAATTGTCAAAGACGAAGGCCCTATTACAGGCGAGCATATTGCAGATCAGCTTAGCCTTACGCGGGCCACGCTAAGACCGGACCTTGCTATTTTAACAATGGCTGGTTATCTAGAAGCGCGACCGCGCGTAGGTTACTTTTACACAGGTAAAACAGGAGCACAGCTTCTTACAGATAAAATAAAAAAAATACAGGTGCAAGAGTATCAGTCTATCCCTGTAGTCGTGAACGAAAATGTGTCGGTATATGATGCTATTTGTACAATGTTTCTAGAAGACGTGGGGACCCTTTTTGTAGTGGATGAGAAATCACAGCTAGTGGGAGTACTGTCGCGTAAAGATTTATTGCGCGCGAGTATCGGAAAGCAAGAGCTCACATCTATTCCTGTTCATATTATCATGACGAGAATGCCCAACATTACATATTGCTATCGCGAAGATTTGTTAATTGATATTGCTAAGATCTTAATTGAAAAACAGATTGATGCTATGCCCGTTATTAAAGAGGGAGACGGCAATTTTGAAGTGGTGGGACGCATTACCAAAACAAATATTACAAAATTACTAGTAGCATTAGCAAATGATGAAGTATTATAA
- the cccA gene encoding cytochrome c550, translated as MKRNPLIPFLLIAVIGIALMLTLSFNGLNNAKEIAAEKEGGGAEQQASAKPEEIYQKTCIGCHGDQYQGGVGPSLKGIGKKVSQDEIANIVVNGKGNMPAGLVPPEKAKEMAKWVSEIK; from the coding sequence GTGAAGCGAAATCCGCTAATACCATTTTTATTAATTGCGGTAATCGGGATTGCTTTAATGTTAACGCTTTCGTTCAACGGATTGAACAATGCAAAAGAAATCGCGGCTGAAAAAGAAGGCGGTGGCGCGGAACAGCAGGCTTCAGCTAAACCAGAAGAAATTTATCAAAAAACTTGTATTGGTTGTCACGGTGATCAGTATCAAGGTGGAGTAGGTCCTTCGTTAAAAGGAATTGGGAAAAAAGTTTCTCAAGACGAAATTGCAAATATTGTTGTAAACGGTAAAGGAAACATGCCGGCCGGGCTGGTTCCACCGGAAAAAGCGAAGGAAATGGCTAAATGGGTATCCGAAATTAAATAG
- a CDS encoding Nif3-like dinuclear metal center hexameric protein: MSKIPNGFQVIEAFESFSPKHLAVEGDKIGLQIGTLNKPVKKVMVTLDVLETVVDEAIEKQVDLIIAHHPPIFRPLKQVVTDRPEGRILEKCIKHDIAVYAAHTNLDIAKGGVNDLLAEALGLQETKVLVPTTSIQLKKLAVFVPLNDAEAVRTAICDAGAGHVGLYSDCTFSTEGEGTFKPSSEANPYIGSKGELERVNETKVETIFEAGQQNKIIRAMLSAHPYEEVAYDIYPVEQTGETLGLGRVGKLKEEMTLKQFADHVKQALDVDGVRVVGSMDATVKKVAVLGGDGNKYITNAKFSGADAYVTGDLYFHVAHDAMAMGLNVVDPGHHVEKVMRQGVTRVLNSLFEAKNFECEVFDSKVDTNPFTFR, translated from the coding sequence ATGAGTAAAATCCCTAACGGATTTCAAGTAATTGAGGCATTTGAATCATTTTCCCCCAAGCATTTAGCGGTTGAAGGAGATAAAATTGGTTTACAGATTGGAACGTTAAACAAGCCTGTAAAAAAAGTAATGGTAACGTTAGATGTTCTTGAAACGGTCGTAGACGAAGCAATTGAAAAACAAGTGGATTTAATTATTGCTCACCATCCTCCTATTTTTAGACCACTAAAACAAGTGGTTACAGATCGTCCTGAAGGGCGTATTTTAGAGAAATGCATTAAGCATGATATTGCCGTATATGCTGCTCATACAAACTTAGATATAGCTAAAGGCGGAGTAAATGACTTGTTAGCCGAAGCGTTGGGGCTACAAGAGACAAAAGTGCTGGTTCCAACAACGTCGATTCAATTGAAAAAGCTAGCTGTATTTGTTCCTTTAAATGACGCTGAAGCAGTGCGCACAGCTATTTGTGATGCGGGAGCTGGACATGTTGGCCTTTACAGCGACTGTACGTTTTCAACAGAAGGCGAAGGCACATTTAAACCTTCTTCAGAAGCCAATCCATACATTGGCTCAAAAGGAGAGCTAGAACGTGTCAATGAAACAAAAGTTGAAACTATTTTTGAAGCGGGTCAACAAAATAAAATTATTCGTGCCATGCTCAGTGCTCATCCTTACGAAGAAGTAGCCTATGACATTTATCCAGTGGAACAAACGGGCGAAACGCTTGGACTTGGACGAGTTGGTAAGTTAAAAGAAGAGATGACGTTAAAACAGTTTGCCGATCACGTTAAACAAGCATTGGATGTAGATGGTGTCAGAGTAGTAGGGTCTATGGATGCCACTGTGAAAAAAGTAGCTGTTCTTGGCGGAGACGGAAACAAATATATTACAAACGCAAAATTTAGCGGAGCAGATGCCTATGTAACAGGTGATTTGTATTTCCACGTTGCGCATGATGCAATGGCAATGGGATTAAACGTTGTAGATCCTGGTCATCATGTTGAAAAAGTCATGAGACAAGGTGTAACACGCGTATTAAACAGTCTTTTTGAAGCGAAAAACTTTGAGTGTGAAGTATTTGATTCAAAAGTAGACACAAACCCATTTACGTTTAGGTAA
- a CDS encoding YqfQ family protein, producing the protein MRPLLQRRPPFPPGMQRRMMPGMPPQNGFGQQPGNFGQFNPLQQFRNFAQQTNAQQSFYPNQQGLNRGGGNFLTRLFRRGGNRNIPFQQAAAAAPRGSLFSGLSGAQGAAGATNSSSLLGGLQGLTNPANLSSMMGNVQRVLKAAETMGPMIQQYGPLVKNAPSLWKIYQALRSSDDTDEVLEAEGTEVAETDESKDSKVLSTGAESTDSSDDELDFFEEEIELSSRDRVSKPKLYI; encoded by the coding sequence GTGCGTCCTTTGCTACAGCGAAGACCACCATTTCCACCCGGTATGCAAAGAAGAATGATGCCAGGAATGCCACCGCAAAACGGTTTTGGGCAACAACCTGGTAACTTTGGCCAATTTAATCCATTACAGCAGTTTCGTAACTTTGCCCAGCAAACAAATGCTCAACAATCATTTTACCCGAATCAGCAAGGCCTGAACCGTGGAGGAGGTAACTTCTTAACTCGCCTATTCCGAAGAGGCGGGAATAGAAACATCCCCTTTCAACAAGCAGCAGCTGCTGCTCCTCGAGGTTCTTTGTTTTCAGGCCTTTCAGGAGCCCAAGGTGCTGCAGGAGCGACCAACTCTTCTTCCCTGCTTGGAGGTTTGCAAGGTTTAACGAACCCTGCTAACTTAAGCTCCATGATGGGAAATGTTCAACGAGTATTAAAAGCTGCGGAAACGATGGGACCTATGATTCAACAATACGGACCTCTTGTCAAAAATGCTCCTTCTCTATGGAAAATCTATCAGGCCCTGCGCTCAAGTGACGATACAGATGAAGTACTCGAAGCAGAAGGAACAGAGGTTGCTGAAACTGATGAAAGCAAAGACAGTAAGGTTTTGTCAACAGGCGCAGAAAGCACGGATTCATCTGATGATGAGCTGGATTTCTTCGAAGAAGAAATTGAACTTTCCTCTAGAGATCGAGTGTCTAAACCAAAACTTTATATTTGA
- a CDS encoding tRNA (adenine(22)-N(1))-methyltransferase: MNELNLSTRLEEVVKSIPLGAKIADIGSDHAYLPCFAYLNGYISGAVAGEITEGPLQSAIQQVKKTSLTDVIDVRKGNGLEVISPNEVDCITICGMGGTLITMILEEGKAKLEGVKRLVLQPNIGSHHIRSWLIQHNWEIIDEKIIEEDGRMYEVIVAEPGNPLAPYNGEVEAGVLMGPILKEKRSSAFMTKWTHELNHLKQIVSQMEQAQSEESKAKLQKLTQDISLIEEALK; encoded by the coding sequence ATGAATGAATTAAACTTATCAACAAGACTTGAAGAAGTAGTAAAGTCGATTCCTTTGGGAGCAAAGATAGCAGACATTGGCTCAGATCATGCGTATTTGCCATGTTTTGCTTATTTAAATGGATATATTAGCGGCGCTGTAGCAGGTGAAATTACAGAAGGTCCCCTGCAATCGGCTATTCAGCAGGTGAAAAAAACAAGCTTAACGGATGTTATTGATGTTCGAAAAGGAAACGGCCTAGAAGTAATATCACCGAATGAAGTAGACTGTATTACAATCTGCGGAATGGGCGGAACGCTTATTACGATGATTTTAGAAGAAGGAAAGGCAAAATTAGAAGGAGTAAAAAGACTGGTGCTTCAGCCGAATATTGGTTCACATCATATTCGCAGCTGGCTGATTCAACACAACTGGGAAATCATTGATGAAAAAATCATCGAAGAAGACGGTCGTATGTATGAAGTCATCGTCGCTGAACCTGGAAACCCTTTAGCTCCGTATAACGGGGAAGTGGAAGCCGGTGTGTTAATGGGCCCTATTTTAAAAGAAAAGCGCTCTTCTGCTTTTATGACAAAGTGGACGCATGAACTAAATCATCTTAAACAAATTGTCAGTCAAATGGAACAGGCTCAGTCAGAGGAAAGCAAAGCAAAACTTCAAAAACTTACCCAAGACATCTCATTAATTGAGGAGGCGTTAAAATGA
- the dnaG gene encoding DNA primase codes for MANRIPDEVIDRIRHSVDIVDVISDYVQLKKQGRNYFGLCPFHGESTPSFSVSPDKQIYHCFGCGAGGNSFSFIMELEGLSFTEAAQQLAEKGDIPFEHEIHPHEEDNQKPSNKMIEAHELLKKFYHHLLVNTKEGQDAYDYLINRGFSREIIDEFEIGFALDSWEFVSKFLTKRGFNPQEMEHAGLIIKRNQDETYFDRFRDRIMFPIADLQGKTIAFSGRLLKEIKGQPKYLNSPETSIFNKSRTLYNFHRAKKHIRKNQQVILFEGFADVISAVKAGCPNAIATMGTALTEEQAKIIRRNVESVIICYDADSAGIEAAHKATAILTNVGCTVKIAVMPDGYDPDDYIKEYGAEKFQNDVINSSLTFMAFQMRYLRRKRNLQNESERMQYIEDVLKEISLLTKAVERDHYLRQLAQEFSISLDALKEQQYQVYRTEKKKKDNDSPNRNNINRQPVVKRSLLPAYQNAERFLIAHMLKDKDVAFRIQDRLQGQFNVEEHRALVLYLYAYYEEGHEPNPSGFIERLPESSLSSLASELAMMSINDELSEQALNDYIQTILIYPQRVAIEKKEAEKQEAERQKDYLKAATIAMEILQLKKTLK; via the coding sequence ATGGCAAATCGAATTCCTGATGAAGTAATCGACCGTATTCGGCATTCAGTAGATATTGTCGACGTCATAAGCGATTATGTACAACTAAAAAAACAAGGGCGCAATTATTTTGGACTCTGTCCGTTTCATGGGGAAAGCACACCATCTTTTTCAGTATCGCCTGATAAACAAATTTATCATTGCTTTGGATGCGGTGCAGGAGGGAATTCATTTTCATTCATAATGGAATTAGAAGGACTGTCCTTCACGGAAGCAGCTCAGCAGCTTGCTGAAAAAGGAGATATTCCTTTTGAACATGAGATACATCCTCATGAAGAAGATAATCAAAAGCCTAGCAATAAAATGATTGAAGCACACGAGCTTTTAAAGAAATTTTACCATCATTTATTGGTAAATACAAAAGAAGGCCAAGATGCTTATGATTATTTAATAAATCGAGGGTTTTCACGAGAAATTATCGATGAATTTGAGATAGGTTTTGCTTTAGATTCGTGGGAATTTGTAAGTAAGTTCTTAACAAAACGTGGGTTTAATCCGCAAGAGATGGAACATGCAGGTTTAATCATTAAACGCAACCAAGATGAAACGTACTTTGATCGTTTTCGCGATCGAATTATGTTTCCTATTGCTGACTTGCAAGGCAAAACAATTGCATTTTCAGGGCGCCTGCTAAAAGAGATAAAAGGGCAGCCTAAATATTTAAACAGTCCCGAAACTTCTATTTTTAACAAAAGTCGCACACTCTACAACTTTCACCGCGCTAAAAAACATATACGCAAAAATCAGCAGGTTATTTTATTTGAAGGATTTGCAGATGTTATTTCAGCTGTTAAAGCGGGGTGCCCAAACGCAATTGCAACAATGGGAACTGCCTTAACAGAAGAACAAGCCAAAATTATTCGCCGAAATGTAGAGTCCGTTATCATTTGCTATGATGCAGATTCTGCTGGAATTGAAGCAGCGCACAAAGCAACTGCTATCTTAACAAATGTGGGTTGTACCGTTAAGATTGCTGTGATGCCGGATGGTTATGACCCGGATGATTATATTAAAGAATACGGGGCAGAGAAGTTTCAAAATGATGTTATTAATAGCAGCTTGACCTTTATGGCATTTCAAATGAGGTATCTCCGCCGAAAGCGAAATCTACAAAATGAATCTGAACGTATGCAATACATTGAAGACGTTTTGAAAGAAATAAGCCTCCTTACAAAAGCTGTAGAGCGAGATCATTATTTACGCCAATTGGCACAAGAGTTTTCCATTTCATTAGATGCGCTTAAAGAACAGCAGTATCAAGTGTATCGAACGGAAAAAAAGAAAAAGGATAATGATTCTCCAAATCGAAATAATATAAATAGACAACCAGTCGTAAAGAGAAGCTTATTACCGGCTTATCAAAATGCAGAACGTTTTTTGATCGCTCATATGTTGAAAGATAAGGATGTAGCATTTAGAATTCAAGACCGACTTCAAGGTCAGTTCAATGTCGAAGAACATCGTGCGCTTGTTCTATATTTGTATGCCTATTACGAGGAAGGACACGAGCCTAATCCGAGCGGATTTATTGAGCGGTTGCCCGAATCTTCGTTGTCTAGTCTAGCTTCAGAATTGGCGATGATGTCAATCAATGATGAATTGTCGGAGCAAGCTTTGAATGATTATATCCAAACGATATTGATTTATCCACAAAGGGTAGCGATAGAAAAAAAAGAAGCAGAAAAGCAAGAAGCAGAGCGTCAAAAAGATTATTTAAAAGCTGCGACAATAGCAATGGAAATTTTACAGTTGAAAAAAACGTTAAAATAA
- a CDS encoding YaiI/YqxD family protein yields the protein MQSYSKRKSKVFVDADACPVKAEIVELTHTYDIELVFVASYAHMQTNPTPGKWVYVDAEKEAADLYILNHAAKQDIVVTQDTGLASMLVSRGVYALSPRGKYYNDDEMNTVLFFRYVSAKERRSGRHTKGPKAFSEEDRQHFIQAFEKMLSKLAGI from the coding sequence ATACAGAGTTATAGCAAAAGAAAAAGTAAAGTTTTTGTCGATGCTGATGCATGCCCTGTCAAAGCAGAAATCGTTGAACTTACACATACATATGACATCGAGCTTGTGTTTGTTGCTTCCTATGCTCACATGCAAACAAATCCTACACCAGGAAAATGGGTCTATGTGGATGCAGAAAAGGAAGCCGCAGATTTATATATTTTAAATCACGCAGCCAAGCAGGATATTGTCGTAACTCAAGATACTGGCTTGGCAAGCATGTTAGTAAGTCGAGGGGTTTATGCACTGTCTCCTCGTGGAAAGTACTATAATGACGACGAAATGAATACGGTGCTTTTCTTTCGCTATGTTTCTGCAAAAGAGCGACGATCAGGGCGTCATACTAAAGGCCCGAAGGCATTTAGTGAAGAAGATCGCCAGCATTTCATTCAAGCTTTTGAAAAAATGTTGTCGAAACTTGCAGGAATTTAG
- a CDS encoding 4-hydroxy-3-methylbut-2-enyl diphosphate reductase, with the protein MKVIKIAPRGYCYGVVDAMVIARNAALDKSLPRPIYILGMIVHNKHVTDAFEEDGIITLDGANRLEILDQINEGTVIFTAHGVSPEVKERAKEKGLTTIDATCPDVTKTHDLIRQKEKEGYDVIYIGKRNHPEPEGALGIAPDIVHLIEKAEDVAHLNIQREKVIVTNQTTMSQWDVADVMEKVKEKYPHAEVHKEICLATQVRQEAVAEQAGEADVTIVVGDPKSNNSNRLAQVSMEIAGTEAYRIGDISELQIEWLMNAKTVAVTAGASTPTPITKEVINFLDQFDPEDETTWTREKSVPLSKILPKVRTKKSS; encoded by the coding sequence ATGAAAGTTATTAAAATCGCACCGCGCGGCTATTGTTATGGTGTAGTAGACGCAATGGTCATTGCACGAAACGCCGCTTTAGATAAATCATTGCCTCGACCAATCTATATCTTAGGAATGATTGTTCATAATAAACACGTTACAGATGCGTTTGAAGAGGACGGCATTATCACACTGGACGGTGCTAATCGCTTAGAAATCTTAGACCAAATAAATGAAGGAACCGTTATTTTTACGGCGCACGGAGTATCTCCAGAAGTAAAAGAACGAGCAAAAGAAAAAGGTTTAACAACAATCGATGCTACATGTCCGGATGTTACAAAAACCCACGACCTTATTCGCCAAAAAGAAAAAGAAGGTTATGACGTTATTTATATCGGAAAAAGAAATCATCCTGAGCCAGAAGGTGCACTTGGCATCGCACCAGATATCGTTCATTTAATTGAGAAAGCAGAAGACGTAGCCCATTTAAATATTCAACGTGAAAAAGTCATTGTAACCAATCAGACAACAATGAGTCAGTGGGACGTTGCAGATGTAATGGAAAAAGTAAAAGAAAAATATCCGCACGCTGAAGTTCACAAGGAAATTTGTTTAGCTACACAAGTTCGCCAAGAAGCTGTAGCTGAGCAAGCAGGTGAAGCAGATGTTACAATCGTAGTAGGAGATCCTAAAAGTAACAATTCAAACCGTTTAGCTCAAGTATCAATGGAGATTGCCGGCACTGAGGCATATCGCATCGGTGACATCTCAGAGCTTCAGATCGAATGGTTGATGAACGCGAAAACCGTAGCTGTTACGGCAGGCGCATCTACCCCTACTCCAATCACAAAAGAGGTCATCAATTTTCTAGATCAGTTCGATCCGGAAGATGAAACAACATGGACACGTGAAAAAAGTGTGCCTCTTTCGAAAATTTTACCAAAAGTTCGAACAAAAAAATCGTCTTAA
- a CDS encoding pyruvate, water dikinase regulatory protein — MNNPCLYVISDSVGETAELVVKAASSQFNMTDFVIKRVPYVEDIATLSEVVSVAKLNNAIIGFTLVKPEMREFLIQEASKNGVEVFDIIGPLIDKIQSSYQLSPRYEPGMARKLDEDYFKKVEAIEFAVKYDDGRDPRGILRADIVLIGVSRTSKTPLSQFLAHKRLKVANVPIVPEVDPPEELFHVSPEKCIGLTISPEKLNDIRKERLKSLGLNDKAIYANIGRIKEELEFFQGIVDKIGCEVVDVSNRAVEETAGIILNTIKKK; from the coding sequence ATGAACAACCCATGTCTTTATGTCATTTCGGATTCTGTAGGTGAGACAGCTGAACTAGTTGTAAAGGCTGCCTCTAGTCAGTTCAATATGACAGACTTTGTAATTAAAAGAGTACCTTATGTAGAGGACATCGCAACACTTTCAGAAGTGGTTTCAGTAGCAAAGTTGAACAACGCTATTATTGGCTTTACGTTAGTAAAGCCCGAAATGAGAGAATTTTTAATTCAAGAAGCGTCCAAGAACGGGGTAGAGGTATTTGATATTATTGGACCTTTAATTGATAAAATTCAATCTTCTTATCAACTTTCTCCTCGCTATGAGCCTGGTATGGCTAGAAAATTAGACGAAGATTATTTTAAGAAAGTAGAAGCGATTGAATTTGCAGTGAAATATGATGATGGGCGTGATCCGAGAGGAATTCTTAGAGCGGATATCGTATTAATCGGTGTATCAAGAACGTCTAAAACGCCTCTTTCTCAATTTTTAGCACACAAGCGTTTGAAAGTAGCCAATGTTCCGATTGTACCTGAAGTAGATCCACCAGAAGAGCTGTTTCACGTATCACCTGAGAAGTGTATAGGGCTTACTATTAGTCCCGAAAAATTAAACGATATTCGTAAAGAGCGTTTAAAGTCTCTTGGTCTAAACGATAAAGCAATTTATGCTAATATTGGTCGTATTAAAGAAGAACTTGAATTTTTTCAAGGGATTGTAGATAAGATTGGCTGTGAAGTGGTTGACGTATCCAACAGGGCCGTAGAAGAAACAGCCGGTATCATTCTCAATACCATCAAAAAGAAATAA
- the rpoD gene encoding RNA polymerase sigma factor RpoD, which translates to MAEKSAQSKQLDSDLTIEQVKDQLTEIGKKRGVLTYEEIAERMANFEIESDQMDEYYEYLGEQGVEVMSESEANDDDADPDIQELSKEEEFDLNDLSVPPGVKINDPVRMYLKEIGRVDLLSAEEEINLAKRIEEGDEEAKRRLAEANLRLVVSIAKRYVGRGMLFLDLIQEGNMGLIKAVEKFDYRKGYKFSTYATWWIRQAITRAIADQARTIRIPVHMVETINKLIRVQRQLLQDLGREPSPEEIAEDMDLTPEKVREILKIAQEPVSLETPIGEEDDSHLGDFIEDQDATSPSEHAAYELLKEQLEDVLDTLTDREENVLRLRFGLDDGRTRTLEEVGKVFGVTRERIRQIEAKALRKLRHPSRSKRLKDFLE; encoded by the coding sequence ATGGCTGAAAAATCAGCTCAATCAAAACAACTTGATTCAGATTTAACAATTGAACAAGTAAAAGATCAATTGACCGAAATCGGAAAAAAACGTGGTGTGCTAACATACGAAGAAATTGCAGAGCGTATGGCGAACTTCGAAATTGAATCCGATCAAATGGATGAATATTATGAATACCTTGGAGAACAAGGTGTTGAAGTAATGAGTGAATCTGAAGCAAATGATGACGATGCCGATCCCGATATTCAAGAACTGTCAAAAGAAGAAGAGTTTGATTTAAATGATTTAAGTGTACCTCCTGGTGTGAAAATTAATGATCCAGTTCGTATGTACTTAAAAGAAATCGGACGCGTTGACTTATTGTCGGCAGAGGAAGAAATCAATTTAGCAAAACGTATTGAAGAAGGCGATGAAGAAGCGAAACGTCGTCTTGCTGAAGCAAACTTACGTCTTGTTGTAAGTATAGCTAAACGCTATGTTGGACGCGGTATGCTGTTTCTTGATTTAATTCAAGAAGGAAACATGGGTCTTATTAAAGCGGTAGAAAAATTTGATTATCGCAAAGGTTATAAATTCAGTACGTATGCGACATGGTGGATTCGTCAAGCTATTACTCGTGCGATTGCTGACCAAGCAAGAACGATTCGTATCCCTGTTCATATGGTTGAAACGATTAACAAACTAATTCGTGTTCAACGTCAGCTTCTACAAGATTTAGGTCGCGAACCATCTCCTGAAGAAATTGCAGAAGATATGGACTTAACACCAGAAAAAGTTCGTGAAATCTTAAAAATTGCCCAAGAGCCGGTTTCTCTTGAAACGCCAATTGGTGAGGAAGATGATTCTCATTTAGGTGACTTCATTGAAGACCAGGATGCAACATCACCTTCTGAACATGCTGCATATGAATTATTAAAAGAGCAGTTAGAAGACGTCCTTGATACGTTAACAGATCGCGAAGAAAATGTTCTTAGACTCCGCTTTGGTCTGGACGATGGGCGTACGCGTACGCTTGAAGAAGTAGGAAAAGTATTTGGCGTAACGCGTGAGCGTATTCGTCAAATTGAAGCTAAAGCGCTTCGCAAGCTTCGTCACCCTAGCCGAAGCAAACGTTTAAAAGATTTCTTAGAATAG
- a CDS encoding acyl-CoA dehydrogenase family protein, which yields MNYELTNEQKMIQRTLREFSEAEVAPNALERDRSKQFPLDVFKKLSELGVMGLPFPEEYGGGGADTVSFAIVVEELSKACGSTGITYSAHVSLGGAPIYLFGTKEQKEQYLPALCSGESFGAFGLTEPNAGSDAGGTETEAVLKDGTFRINGSKCYITNASYAKFLALTAVTNRTEGKKEISAIIVPTEARGFTVIDNYEKMGLHASNTTELVLEDVQVPEENLLGVRGEGFKQFLMTLDGGRIGIGAMAVGIAQAAYEKALSYAQERKQFGKAISSFQAIQFKLADMAMKIELARNMVYKAAWLKDQGKPFTKEAAMCKLYASEICMEVASQAVQIHGGYGYMKEYHVERYLRDAKLLEIGEGTSEIQRSVIARQIGC from the coding sequence ATGAATTATGAATTAACCAATGAACAAAAGATGATTCAACGGACGCTGAGAGAATTTTCAGAAGCTGAGGTAGCACCAAATGCACTAGAGCGCGATCGAAGTAAGCAATTTCCGCTTGATGTTTTTAAAAAGTTAAGTGAGCTTGGTGTAATGGGCCTTCCTTTTCCTGAAGAGTATGGTGGCGGAGGCGCAGATACGGTTAGTTTTGCTATTGTCGTAGAGGAGTTAAGTAAAGCTTGTGGCTCTACAGGAATTACATACTCAGCTCATGTTTCGCTCGGGGGGGCACCTATTTATTTATTCGGAACAAAGGAGCAAAAAGAACAGTACCTACCTGCTTTATGCTCCGGGGAATCTTTTGGAGCGTTTGGTTTAACCGAACCGAACGCAGGAAGTGACGCGGGGGGAACGGAGACCGAAGCAGTGTTGAAGGATGGAACATTTAGGATTAATGGAAGTAAATGCTATATTACGAATGCCAGCTATGCAAAGTTTTTAGCTTTAACAGCTGTTACAAACCGTACAGAAGGTAAAAAAGAAATTTCAGCTATTATCGTGCCTACAGAAGCTCGAGGTTTTACTGTAATAGACAATTACGAGAAAATGGGTCTACATGCTTCAAATACAACTGAACTCGTTTTAGAGGATGTTCAAGTGCCTGAAGAGAATTTACTCGGTGTAAGAGGAGAAGGATTCAAACAATTTCTAATGACGCTTGACGGGGGAAGAATTGGAATTGGGGCAATGGCCGTTGGAATCGCTCAAGCGGCTTATGAAAAAGCACTGTCATATGCGCAGGAAAGAAAGCAGTTTGGGAAAGCTATTTCATCGTTTCAAGCGATTCAGTTTAAATTAGCTGATATGGCCATGAAAATTGAGTTAGCAAGAAATATGGTGTATAAAGCAGCGTGGTTAAAAGACCAAGGAAAGCCATTTACGAAAGAAGCAGCTATGTGTAAACTGTATGCTTCTGAAATTTGTATGGAAGTAGCCAGTCAAGCTGTGCAGATTCATGGAGGATACGGCTACATGAAAGAGTATCACGTGGAGCGGTATTTACGGGATGCCAAGCTTTTAGAAATTGGAGAAGGAACTTCGGAAATTCAGCGCTCTGTTATTGCAAGGCAAATTGGCTGTTAA